The Hyphomonadaceae bacterium ML37 genome includes a region encoding these proteins:
- a CDS encoding tryptophan-rich sensory protein translates to MDYVLFGIFLATCAVPAAAGALFKPGEWYRGLDKPAWTPPNLLFPIIWAILYVSMSVAAARVGSYEGAVLAIALWGLQIGINTLWSAVFFGLHRILTGVIIIALLWVAVVATVIAFARHELFAAALLVPYLIWGTYAFALNLSVWRRNRGPQTKAFAG, encoded by the coding sequence TTGGATTATGTTCTGTTTGGCATTTTTCTGGCCACCTGCGCCGTGCCGGCGGCGGCGGGGGCGCTGTTCAAGCCGGGCGAGTGGTATCGCGGGCTCGACAAGCCGGCCTGGACGCCGCCCAACCTGCTCTTCCCGATCATCTGGGCGATCCTCTATGTGTCCATGTCCGTCGCGGCGGCGCGGGTGGGGAGTTATGAGGGGGCGGTTCTGGCCATCGCGCTGTGGGGCCTGCAGATCGGCATCAATACGCTGTGGTCGGCGGTGTTCTTCGGCCTGCACCGCATCCTGACCGGCGTGATCATCATCGCCCTGCTCTGGGTCGCCGTCGTGGCGACCGTGATCGCGTTCGCGCGCCACGAGCTATTCGCCGCCGCCCTGCTCGTTCCATACCTGATCTGGGGCACATACGCGTTCGCACTCAACCTGTCGGTCTGGCGGCGCAATCGCGGGCCACAGACGAAGGCATTTGCGGGCTGA
- a CDS encoding TIGR03862 family flavoprotein, whose translation MTRRIAIIGAGPAGLIAAERLAGAGFAVNVYERMPSVARKFLMAGRGGLNLTHSEPLDAFLDRYGAARDWLEPALRAFPPSDLIAWCEGLGQGVFTGSSGRVFPSAMKASPLLRAWLARLDGLAVALHVRHTWQGFDDAGRVLIAGPDGLERPVEADAVILALGGASWPRLGSRGEWTGWLAARGVAITPFTPANAGFDVGWSALFRERFAGQPLKAANFRHGGRTVRGEAMITAYGVEGGAIYALGAGLRTAIARDGQAVLTLDLAPDIAADVLAKRLAAAKPRQSLSNTLRKQARLSPLPAALLREAGEPPREPQHLAARIKALPVTLTGMQGLDRAISSAGGIARASVDARFMLTALPGAFVAGEMLDWEAPTGGYLLQASFSSGAAAAKGVADWLNGGDALNTGSK comes from the coding sequence ATGACGCGCCGCATCGCCATTATCGGGGCTGGCCCGGCTGGCCTGATCGCGGCGGAGCGCCTGGCGGGCGCGGGTTTCGCCGTCAATGTCTATGAGCGCATGCCCAGCGTGGCGCGCAAATTCCTGATGGCGGGCCGGGGCGGGCTGAACCTGACCCATTCCGAACCCCTGGACGCCTTTCTCGACCGCTATGGCGCGGCGCGTGACTGGCTGGAGCCAGCCCTTCGCGCCTTCCCGCCGTCTGACCTCATCGCCTGGTGTGAAGGGTTGGGGCAGGGGGTGTTCACCGGCTCCAGCGGGCGGGTGTTTCCCAGCGCCATGAAGGCCTCGCCGCTTCTGCGCGCCTGGCTGGCAAGGCTGGATGGGCTGGCAGTCGCCCTCCATGTCCGCCACACATGGCAGGGTTTTGACGATGCGGGCCGCGTCCTGATCGCCGGACCCGATGGCCTCGAACGACCGGTGGAGGCCGATGCGGTGATCCTGGCGCTGGGCGGGGCGAGCTGGCCGCGTCTTGGATCAAGGGGCGAATGGACCGGCTGGCTGGCGGCGCGCGGCGTGGCGATCACGCCCTTCACGCCGGCGAATGCCGGCTTCGATGTTGGCTGGTCGGCTCTATTCAGGGAGCGTTTCGCCGGGCAACCGCTCAAAGCGGCCAATTTCAGACATGGCGGCCGGACAGTCCGCGGCGAAGCCATGATCACGGCCTATGGCGTGGAGGGCGGGGCGATCTACGCCCTGGGCGCGGGCTTGCGCACCGCGATCGCGCGGGACGGCCAGGCGGTGCTGACGCTTGATCTCGCGCCCGACATCGCCGCGGACGTATTGGCGAAACGGCTCGCAGCCGCCAAACCCCGCCAGTCCCTGTCGAACACGCTGCGCAAGCAGGCCCGGCTCTCGCCGCTCCCGGCTGCGCTGCTGCGCGAAGCGGGCGAGCCGCCACGCGAGCCGCAACACCTGGCCGCGCGCATCAAGGCGCTGCCCGTTACGCTGACGGGCATGCAAGGCCTTGACCGGGCAATATCAAGCGCGGGCGGCATTGCCCGGGCATCCGTCGATGCGCGCTTCATGCTGACCGCGCTGCCCGGCGCGTTCGTGGCTGGAGAAATGCTCGACTGGGAAGCGCCGACAGGCGGGTATCTGTTGCAGGCGAGCTTTTCCAGCGGCGCCGCGGCGGCGAAGGGGGTGGCGGACTGGCTTAATGGCGGGGACGCGCTGAACACAGGAAGCAAATGA
- a CDS encoding Rrf2 family transcriptional regulator — MKLTQFSNYALRILQFAALRAPDHVQMEQVARAHGISRHHLLKAANTLAREGFLEVVRGRGGGVKLARRADSITVGEVVRHTEGPIELVECFNSDTNTCPLIGVCRLSAAMKRAMQAFLAELDQVTIADIASNRPVLLDRLAGRDGAPEPAGAPPAQPRS, encoded by the coding sequence ATGAAGCTCACTCAATTTTCCAACTACGCCCTTAGAATCCTCCAGTTCGCAGCGTTGCGCGCCCCCGATCATGTTCAGATGGAGCAGGTTGCGCGCGCCCATGGGATCTCGCGCCACCACTTGCTCAAGGCGGCCAACACGCTGGCGCGCGAGGGCTTTCTGGAGGTGGTGCGCGGGCGGGGCGGCGGTGTGAAGCTGGCGCGCCGGGCAGACTCCATCACCGTCGGGGAGGTGGTGCGCCATACCGAAGGTCCGATCGAGCTGGTGGAATGCTTCAACAGCGACACCAACACCTGCCCGCTGATCGGCGTGTGCCGGCTGTCCGCGGCGATGAAGCGGGCGATGCAAGCCTTTCTCGCCGAGCTGGACCAGGTGACGATCGCCGATATCGCCAGCAACCGGCCGGTGTTGCTGGACCGTCTGGCAGGCCGGGATGGCGCGCCCGAACCGGCCGGTGCACCGCCGGCTCAGCCCCGGTCGTGA
- a CDS encoding phage portal protein → MRTFLHRLLGLARARGFDAAGGGRRWDGARTVNGLNTAILAGATTAARRAGWYARNNPWVTAAVDSLVGNVVGAGIKPQSTHPDRAVREHLQALWLRWTDHAAPDGLADFYGLQAMAVRAMVESGESFARLRVASEADALPLHIELLDREQVPMDLHREIGGGARIRAGIEFDSASRRVATWVLSSRPGDPLGSLRMDPLRVPAADCLHLFKPLAAGQLRGITWLAPVLLRLHELDQFEDAALVKAKVAALFTGFITDPDGTAGGLSGANSGGALTVGMEPGSLIPLPPGTDIRFSNPTEHAAYAPFVKNHLRAVAAGLGLPYELVSGDLEGVTYSSIRAGLIEFRRRVEQLQHNVVVHLFCRPVWERFVRLAVLTGELPARDFDRDPAAYLACEWLPPKFDYVDPKKDVEAEILAINAGLKSRSQAISERGYDAEQVDAEIAADKGRAEGLGLAFGQTAPPQQKEADDG, encoded by the coding sequence ATGCGGACCTTTCTCCATCGCCTTCTCGGCCTTGCGCGCGCTCGCGGCTTCGACGCTGCGGGCGGTGGGCGGCGTTGGGATGGGGCGCGGACGGTCAATGGGCTGAACACCGCGATCCTGGCGGGCGCGACCACGGCGGCACGGCGGGCCGGGTGGTATGCCCGGAACAATCCGTGGGTCACTGCGGCGGTGGACAGCCTGGTCGGCAATGTCGTCGGCGCCGGGATCAAGCCGCAGTCCACCCATCCCGACCGCGCGGTGCGCGAGCACCTGCAGGCGCTATGGCTGCGCTGGACGGACCATGCCGCCCCGGACGGGCTGGCCGATTTCTACGGGCTGCAGGCCATGGCCGTGCGCGCGATGGTCGAGAGCGGCGAGAGCTTCGCTCGCCTGCGCGTCGCAAGCGAGGCCGATGCCCTTCCGCTCCACATCGAGCTTCTGGATCGCGAGCAGGTTCCCATGGACCTGCATCGCGAGATCGGCGGCGGGGCGCGGATCCGCGCAGGCATTGAGTTCGACTCTGCCAGTCGCAGGGTCGCCACCTGGGTCTTGTCCTCCCGCCCGGGCGATCCGCTGGGGTCTCTCCGCATGGACCCGCTCCGCGTCCCCGCCGCCGATTGCCTGCACCTGTTCAAGCCGCTCGCGGCGGGCCAGCTGCGCGGGATCACCTGGCTCGCGCCGGTGCTGCTGCGGCTGCACGAGCTCGACCAGTTCGAGGATGCCGCGCTGGTCAAGGCCAAGGTCGCGGCGCTGTTCACCGGTTTCATCACCGATCCAGACGGCACGGCGGGCGGGCTCTCGGGTGCCAACTCCGGCGGCGCGCTGACCGTTGGAATGGAACCTGGCAGCCTGATCCCGCTGCCGCCCGGCACCGACATCCGGTTTTCCAACCCCACCGAGCACGCCGCCTACGCGCCCTTCGTGAAGAACCACCTGCGCGCCGTCGCGGCGGGGCTTGGGCTCCCTTACGAGCTGGTCTCAGGGGACCTGGAAGGCGTCACCTATTCCTCGATCCGGGCCGGGCTGATCGAATTCCGGCGCCGCGTCGAGCAGCTGCAGCACAATGTGGTGGTGCATCTGTTCTGCCGCCCGGTCTGGGAGCGGTTCGTGCGGTTGGCGGTGCTGACTGGCGAGCTGCCCGCACGCGATTTCGACCGCGATCCGGCCGCTTATCTGGCCTGCGAATGGCTCCCACCCAAGTTCGATTACGTCGATCCCAAGAAAGACGTCGAGGCCGAGATCCTTGCGATCAACGCGGGGCTCAAGAGCCGGTCCCAGGCAATCTCCGAGCGCGGCTACGACGCCGAGCAGGTCGATGCCGAGATTGCTGCCGACAAGGGCCGCGCCGAGGGGCTGGGGCTCGCCTTCGGCCAGACGGCGCCGCCGCAACAGAAGGAGGCCGACGATGGGTGA
- a CDS encoding site-specific integrase yields the protein MGGRIARNEPSSYWEYLGNGDRSMVRLSGNVSDPKLIVQLTRRHVNEFRDRLLVNGRSEHLTRRALSTLKLLLDHAIDNGQLFANAAQGVRVIKSSRIEHKAPVPSKETIRALIEAADEEFKPLLIVSALTGLRASELRGLRWQDVDFEKGFIYVRQRADAYNKMGEPKSRAGYRDIPAGPMVLNVLRHWKLRCPKSQLCLVFPAPRGGVLQHTNTQSRFRKLQEQVGVKLRWHDLRHFAVSLWIEQGFSIKEIMTFAGHASVQMTMERYGHLFPSPEHQKAMAMVEAKLLGYNF from the coding sequence ATGGGCGGCAGAATCGCCCGAAACGAGCCCTCAAGCTATTGGGAATATTTGGGAAACGGAGACAGATCGATGGTCCGCCTCTCTGGAAACGTCAGCGACCCTAAGCTGATCGTCCAGTTGACGCGGCGCCATGTGAATGAGTTCCGGGACAGGCTGCTCGTGAACGGTCGATCTGAGCATCTGACCCGCCGCGCGCTCTCGACCCTGAAGCTGCTGCTCGACCATGCCATCGATAACGGCCAGCTGTTCGCCAATGCTGCTCAAGGAGTGCGGGTGATCAAGTCCAGCCGGATCGAGCACAAGGCGCCGGTGCCTTCGAAGGAGACGATCCGCGCGCTGATCGAGGCGGCCGATGAGGAATTCAAACCGCTGCTGATCGTTTCGGCCCTGACCGGGCTGCGCGCCTCCGAGCTGCGTGGTCTGCGCTGGCAGGACGTGGATTTTGAAAAGGGCTTTATCTATGTCCGCCAACGCGCCGACGCCTACAATAAGATGGGCGAGCCCAAATCGCGTGCTGGGTATCGCGACATCCCGGCCGGGCCGATGGTGCTGAATGTTCTACGCCATTGGAAATTGCGCTGCCCAAAGAGCCAGCTCTGCCTCGTGTTCCCCGCACCACGCGGCGGTGTCCTCCAGCACACCAATACGCAATCCCGGTTCCGTAAGCTGCAGGAGCAGGTCGGTGTGAAGTTGCGTTGGCACGACTTGCGCCATTTCGCCGTGTCGCTCTGGATCGAGCAGGGCTTCTCGATCAAGGAGATCATGACCTTCGCCGGTCACGCCTCTGTGCAAATGACCATGGAGCGGTACGGGCACCTGTTCCCGTCGCCCGAGCACCAGAAGGCCATGGCTATGGTCGAGGCCAAGCTGCTGGGCTATAATTTCTAA
- a CDS encoding DUF2190 family protein, protein MGDTAILPLDAMPPRQARKSLADEKSFLTRRATLAPATADPKARTVEVVWSTGAPVRRRDMAGQYTERLSLAPEAVDLSRLEGASNIFGIAAYSAAEGDPLELATTGVYKLPKATAAVLAVGARVAWDNTAKQVNTPGAGRFPIGIATEAAGNGVTSVTVRLDGVATAAA, encoded by the coding sequence ATGGGTGATACCGCGATCCTGCCCTTGGACGCCATGCCACCGCGGCAGGCCAGAAAAAGTCTTGCGGACGAAAAGAGTTTTCTGACCCGTCGCGCCACACTGGCGCCCGCAACTGCCGATCCGAAGGCCCGCACCGTCGAGGTGGTCTGGTCCACCGGCGCGCCCGTGCGCCGCCGCGACATGGCTGGCCAGTATACCGAACGGCTGAGCCTCGCGCCCGAGGCCGTGGATCTCTCGCGCCTCGAAGGCGCCAGCAACATCTTTGGAATCGCCGCCTACTCTGCCGCCGAGGGCGACCCCCTCGAACTGGCCACCACCGGCGTCTACAAGCTGCCGAAGGCGACAGCGGCTGTGCTGGCGGTCGGCGCGCGCGTGGCGTGGGACAATACTGCGAAGCAGGTTAACACCCCCGGCGCTGGACGCTTCCCGATCGGCATCGCCACCGAGGCCGCCGGAAACGGGGTCACCAGTGTCACGGTGCGGCTGGACGGCGTGGCGACGGCGGCGGCGTAA
- a CDS encoding endonuclease/exonuclease/phosphatase family protein has protein sequence MSGLPDWRKAASEDAEESRSIAAMREEMAALRAALDLQIPAKRAVGRNLLVATWNVRAFGGLTEAWRSGDDDSPKRNWRGLAYIAEIVSRFDVIALQEVRGEFKSLRELMKTLGPGWQFLMTDVNRGAAGNNERMAYVFDAARVRLSGLAGELTVPDDDRVLARLGVEPGSPFRQFARSPYAVSFQSGRETFILVTMHVLYGKGYADRTPELKAIAAWLKDWAKDTASWGHSLMVLGDFNIDQQGDVNDLAFRSTGLYVPPELDGLPRTVSFKADGKPPKYYDQIAWFCEKSGAFELGMEFLSAGGFNFRDLLFQAEPKLTAQSMSWRVSDHLPLWCEFAARR, from the coding sequence ATGAGTGGATTGCCGGACTGGCGCAAGGCGGCGTCGGAAGACGCGGAAGAAAGCCGCTCCATTGCGGCCATGCGCGAGGAGATGGCGGCCTTGCGCGCCGCGCTGGACCTGCAGATCCCGGCCAAGCGGGCGGTGGGGCGCAATCTTCTGGTGGCGACCTGGAATGTGCGCGCCTTTGGCGGGCTCACGGAGGCCTGGCGATCGGGTGATGATGACAGCCCCAAGCGCAACTGGCGGGGCCTGGCCTACATCGCCGAGATCGTGTCGCGGTTTGACGTGATTGCGCTGCAGGAGGTGCGCGGCGAGTTCAAAAGCTTGCGCGAACTGATGAAGACGCTGGGGCCAGGCTGGCAGTTTCTGATGACCGACGTCAATCGCGGCGCGGCCGGGAATAATGAGCGCATGGCCTATGTGTTCGACGCTGCGCGGGTGCGGCTGTCTGGCCTGGCCGGCGAGCTGACCGTGCCGGACGATGACAGGGTATTGGCCCGGCTGGGCGTGGAGCCCGGATCGCCCTTCCGCCAGTTCGCCCGCAGCCCGTATGCGGTGAGTTTCCAGTCGGGGCGCGAGACCTTCATTCTCGTCACCATGCACGTCCTCTACGGCAAGGGCTATGCCGACCGGACGCCGGAGCTGAAAGCCATCGCCGCCTGGCTGAAAGACTGGGCCAAGGACACCGCCAGCTGGGGCCATTCGCTGATGGTGCTGGGCGATTTCAATATCGACCAGCAGGGCGATGTGAATGATCTGGCCTTCCGCTCCACCGGTCTCTACGTGCCGCCCGAGCTCGACGGCCTGCCGCGCACGGTCAGCTTCAAGGCCGACGGCAAGCCGCCGAAATACTACGACCAGATCGCCTGGTTCTGCGAAAAATCAGGCGCCTTTGAACTGGGCATGGAATTCCTCAGCGCCGGGGGCTTCAATTTCAGGGATTTACTGTTCCAGGCCGAACCGAAACTCACCGCCCAATCCATGAGCTGGCGGGTGAGCGATCACCTGCCGCTCTGGTGCGAGTTCGCGGCGCGGCGGTAA
- a CDS encoding FAD-dependent oxidoreductase — translation MGATTQPASTPDINYTFNDEQLARLMAWGEVRRHAEGAVLSAFGERCTDMLVTVSGETHIFIDSPTGPVRRGWMERGQFAGDIAVLTGAAVMGRTVMGKAGEVLHIPFARFQRLLVEDSELSDIFVRALTARRAFAVSTRFGALIVIGAPYDRQLFAMRDFLTRQGAPHTWLDPDTDPLAEPVMEAMGLTRSDLPAVVLGAAQVMRHPDVDALAAALGYGVLPEEGEVDVVVVGAGPAGLAASVYAGSEGLSVVTLDAEAPGGQAGASSKIENYLGFPTGVSGRELAERAAVQAQKFGVRLAAPVRAAALEPRADGRYALRMRDGRTLIARAVVIATGAQYRRLPLDGLEAMEGAGIYYGASALEGQLCAGAEVCVVGAGNSAGQGAVYLARTAKRVHVIYRRPDLRETMSEYLVRRLEETPNITLHPGSEIATLHSNDAARPEDLRLTALTLDAPGGPVRLDAPFAFLFIGAAPFTGWLPEPVARDARGFVKTGAALADADLAAAGWRRQRPPSPYETSLERVYAVGDVRAGSVKRVASAVGEGSVTVSDIHAALAEMGAGG, via the coding sequence ATGGGAGCGACGACGCAGCCAGCCAGCACGCCGGACATCAATTACACCTTCAATGACGAACAGCTTGCCCGCCTGATGGCCTGGGGCGAAGTGCGCCGCCATGCCGAGGGCGCGGTTCTGTCCGCCTTTGGCGAGCGGTGCACCGACATGCTGGTCACCGTGTCGGGGGAAACCCACATCTTCATCGATTCCCCCACCGGTCCGGTGCGGCGCGGCTGGATGGAGCGCGGCCAGTTTGCGGGCGATATCGCGGTGCTCACCGGCGCGGCGGTGATGGGGCGCACCGTCATGGGCAAGGCCGGCGAGGTGCTGCACATTCCCTTCGCACGCTTCCAGCGCTTGCTGGTCGAAGACAGTGAGCTGTCCGACATTTTCGTGCGCGCCCTCACCGCCCGGCGCGCCTTTGCGGTGTCCACGCGCTTCGGGGCCCTGATCGTGATCGGCGCGCCCTATGACCGCCAGCTCTTCGCCATGCGCGATTTCCTGACCCGTCAGGGCGCGCCCCATACCTGGCTGGACCCCGACACGGACCCGCTGGCCGAACCGGTGATGGAGGCGATGGGGCTGACCCGCAGCGATTTGCCCGCCGTGGTGCTGGGCGCGGCGCAGGTGATGCGCCATCCCGATGTGGACGCGCTGGCCGCGGCGCTGGGCTATGGCGTCCTGCCCGAGGAGGGCGAGGTGGATGTGGTGGTGGTCGGCGCCGGGCCGGCGGGTCTGGCCGCCTCGGTCTATGCCGGGTCTGAAGGCCTGTCGGTGGTGACGCTGGACGCCGAGGCGCCGGGCGGCCAGGCCGGCGCCTCGTCCAAGATCGAAAACTATCTGGGCTTTCCCACCGGCGTGTCGGGCCGCGAGCTCGCCGAGCGCGCCGCCGTCCAGGCCCAGAAATTCGGCGTGCGCCTCGCCGCCCCCGTGCGCGCTGCGGCGCTGGAGCCGCGCGCCGATGGCCGCTACGCCCTGCGCATGCGCGACGGGCGCACGCTGATCGCCCGCGCCGTGGTGATCGCCACCGGCGCGCAATATCGCCGCCTGCCGCTGGACGGTCTCGAAGCGATGGAAGGCGCAGGGATCTACTACGGCGCCTCGGCGCTGGAGGGTCAGCTGTGCGCGGGCGCGGAAGTGTGCGTGGTGGGCGCAGGCAATTCCGCCGGTCAGGGCGCAGTGTACCTCGCCCGCACCGCAAAGCGCGTCCACGTCATCTACCGCCGCCCGGATCTGCGCGAGACCATGTCGGAATATCTGGTGCGCCGCCTTGAAGAGACGCCCAACATCACCCTCCACCCCGGCAGCGAGATTGCCACCCTGCATTCCAATGACGCCGCCCGGCCCGAGGATTTGCGCCTGACCGCCCTCACTCTGGACGCCCCCGGCGGCCCGGTGCGCCTGGACGCCCCCTTCGCCTTCCTGTTCATCGGCGCCGCGCCGTTCACCGGCTGGCTGCCTGAACCCGTGGCGCGCGATGCGCGCGGCTTCGTCAAGACCGGCGCCGCGCTGGCCGACGCCGACCTCGCCGCCGCGGGCTGGCGCCGCCAGCGCCCGCCCAGCCCGTATGAGACCAGCCTGGAACGCGTCTACGCCGTGGGCGATGTGCGCGCCGGCTCGGTCAAACGCGTCGCCAGCGCCGTGGGCGAAGGCTCGGTGACGGTCAGTGATATTCATGCCGCGCTGGCGGAGATGGGGGCGGGCGGGTGA
- a CDS encoding RiPP maturation radical SAM C-methyltransferase, producing the protein MAPPASGALERQNAPIAGADKVQESVDRLFDAANWREADLILVVPPFASPDWPSLGVHILADLAHSRGVRACVLYANLSFARLVGPAFYRELCVTRTGDMAGERLFRRAYHRTASHPGAAPQCWSDLAGGKAAPFEEVQALAAQWSDAVAVRLAASPARHAGFSTTFEQTLASLSLITRLKTLAPDRVTLLGGANADGPMGAAIQAFEPAVDHVFVGESEESFLRFIDETVLGERPAPALFQGENNNALNELTATDYASFFIQFEALVMAPGCPEGLDSSELRIPYETSRGCWWGAKHHCTFCGLNANGMNHRIKDPAKVEAEIHALSAQYNVDKIIMVDNIMPHSYFSTLLPALTEHEKKLSIFYEQKSNISREKMKLLADAGVRSIQPGIESLSTGLLKRMQKGASAQTNIDCMRHARACGVDIVWNVLADFPGDSADDYDAMLAIMAHVCHLAPPTGVSTISLDRFSPYHSAPERHGITDLRPIEVYEELFPGADLAQIAYHFTGEYDSALRREPALLEALEAEVEAWRKLWEDGTPPVFSLFELGGDRFLVADTRPIAVRDAEIVSRAQAHIVLHGARDLDAQVRQALDLNYLAPVDGRFGAVCCAEPSSAAW; encoded by the coding sequence ATGGCCCCGCCCGCGTCCGGGGCGCTGGAGCGGCAGAACGCCCCGATTGCGGGCGCGGACAAGGTGCAGGAGAGTGTGGACCGGCTGTTCGACGCCGCGAACTGGCGCGAGGCGGACCTGATTCTGGTGGTGCCGCCCTTCGCCAGTCCTGACTGGCCGTCTCTGGGCGTTCACATCCTGGCCGATCTGGCCCATAGCCGTGGCGTGCGGGCGTGCGTGCTTTACGCCAACCTGTCCTTTGCGCGCCTGGTGGGTCCGGCCTTCTACAGGGAGTTGTGCGTCACACGCACTGGCGACATGGCCGGCGAGCGCCTGTTCCGGCGCGCGTATCACAGGACAGCCTCCCACCCCGGCGCGGCGCCGCAATGCTGGAGCGACCTGGCGGGCGGCAAGGCGGCGCCGTTTGAAGAGGTTCAGGCGCTCGCCGCGCAGTGGTCGGATGCCGTTGCGGTGCGGCTGGCCGCCTCGCCGGCGCGCCATGCCGGGTTCTCCACCACATTCGAACAGACGCTGGCCAGCCTGTCGCTGATCACCCGGCTCAAGACGCTGGCGCCGGACCGGGTGACGCTGCTGGGCGGCGCCAATGCGGACGGACCCATGGGCGCGGCGATCCAGGCCTTCGAGCCGGCGGTCGATCACGTCTTTGTCGGGGAATCCGAGGAGTCCTTCCTTCGCTTCATCGACGAAACCGTTCTGGGGGAACGCCCGGCCCCGGCGTTGTTCCAGGGCGAAAATAACAATGCGCTCAACGAGCTGACTGCGACAGACTATGCCAGCTTCTTCATCCAGTTCGAGGCGCTGGTGATGGCGCCCGGCTGTCCTGAGGGGCTGGATTCATCAGAATTGCGCATCCCGTATGAAACCAGCCGGGGCTGCTGGTGGGGCGCCAAGCATCACTGCACATTCTGCGGGCTGAACGCCAATGGCATGAACCACCGGATCAAGGACCCGGCCAAGGTCGAGGCCGAAATCCATGCGCTGAGCGCGCAGTACAATGTCGACAAGATCATCATGGTCGACAATATCATGCCGCACAGTTATTTTTCGACTTTGCTTCCCGCTTTGACTGAACATGAAAAGAAACTAAGTATATTTTACGAGCAGAAGTCGAATATTTCCCGCGAAAAAATGAAACTGCTCGCCGATGCCGGGGTGCGGTCTATCCAGCCGGGCATTGAATCGCTGTCGACCGGGCTTTTGAAACGGATGCAAAAGGGCGCCAGCGCCCAGACCAATATTGATTGCATGCGCCATGCGCGCGCCTGCGGCGTGGACATTGTCTGGAACGTGCTGGCCGATTTTCCCGGAGACAGCGCGGACGATTATGACGCGATGCTGGCGATCATGGCCCATGTCTGCCATCTCGCCCCGCCCACGGGCGTGTCGACGATCAGTCTCGACCGCTTCAGCCCCTATCACAGCGCACCTGAGCGTCACGGAATAACGGATCTCAGACCGATCGAGGTCTATGAGGAGCTGTTTCCCGGGGCGGACCTGGCGCAGATCGCCTATCACTTCACAGGCGAGTATGACTCTGCGCTGCGCCGCGAGCCGGCATTGCTGGAGGCGTTGGAGGCCGAGGTCGAGGCCTGGCGCAAACTCTGGGAGGACGGAACGCCGCCGGTCTTCTCGCTGTTCGAGCTGGGCGGGGACCGGTTCCTGGTGGCGGACACCCGGCCGATCGCCGTGCGTGACGCGGAGATCGTCAGCCGCGCCCAGGCGCACATTGTCCTGCACGGCGCCCGTGACCTGGATGCGCAGGTCCGTCAGGCGCTGGACCTCAACTATCTGGCGCCGGTGGACGGGCGTTTCGGCGCGGTGTGTTGCGCCGAGCCCTCCAGCGCCGCGTGGTGA
- a CDS encoding peroxiredoxin has translation MTDFAPVQLPRLNEPAPAFDAPTTHGRKTLADYKGKWLILFSHPADFTPVCTTEFIAFAKAQDRFSALNVELLGLSIDSHYAHIAWVRNIKEKFGVEIGFPIIADLSMNVAHAYGMVQPGASDTAAVRATFLIDPEGVLRAMVYYPMSNGRSIEEFVRLVQALQTSDREKVATPEGWQPGDRVIVPPPATSAAADARASEGYDTTDWYFSTREL, from the coding sequence ATGACTGACTTCGCCCCCGTGCAATTGCCCCGTCTGAACGAGCCGGCCCCGGCGTTTGACGCGCCGACCACCCACGGCCGCAAAACCCTCGCCGACTACAAGGGCAAATGGCTGATTCTGTTCTCGCACCCGGCGGATTTCACGCCGGTGTGCACCACCGAATTCATCGCGTTCGCCAAGGCGCAGGACCGGTTCTCGGCGCTGAATGTGGAGTTGCTGGGCCTGTCGATCGACAGCCATTACGCCCACATCGCCTGGGTCCGGAACATCAAGGAGAAGTTTGGCGTCGAGATCGGTTTTCCGATCATCGCCGACCTGTCCATGAATGTCGCCCATGCTTATGGCATGGTCCAGCCGGGCGCCTCGGACACGGCGGCGGTGCGCGCCACCTTTCTGATCGACCCCGAGGGGGTTTTGCGGGCCATGGTCTATTATCCCATGTCCAATGGCCGCTCGATTGAGGAGTTTGTCCGCCTTGTGCAGGCGCTGCAGACGTCAGATCGCGAGAAAGTGGCTACGCCTGAAGGCTGGCAGCCGGGTGACCGGGTGATCGTGCCGCCGCCGGCAACTTCGGCTGCAGCGGATGCGCGGGCCTCTGAAGGGTATGACACCACTGACTGGTATTTCTCGACACGCGAGCTGTGA